A genomic segment from Maniola jurtina chromosome 9, ilManJurt1.1, whole genome shotgun sequence encodes:
- the LOC123868388 gene encoding E3 ubiquitin-protein ligase RNF146, translated as MERDEQEQDCAICLQKYHHPAQLPCGHVFCFLCVKGIAILSKKCAICRTQIPADYFDHPVLLDNFNTEETLETENEKYHWYYEGRNGWWKYDERSNIDIESAYNSNETECLLLLAGTLYCVDFENKVQFRRSDPTKRRRIKRDLPTLPSKGIAGIKIIDTRQTEDLESTTDVDTNNIENAERGNDVILVANVSVSSSSEDVPPTSTTASQAVHTIDDLADRLSNIAIQREEQSRRDEEIVLQDNAENI; from the exons ATGGAGAGAGACGAACAAG AACAAGACTGTGCaatttgtttacaaaaatatcaCCACCCTGCACAGTTACCATGCGGCCATGTCTTTTGTTTCCTTTGTGTGAAG gGTATTGCAATACTTAGCAAGAAGTGTGCTATATGCCGCACACAAATACCAGCAGACTACTTTGATCATCCAGTTCTGTTAGATAACTTTAATACAGAGGAAACTTTAGAAacagaaaatgaaaaatatcacTGGTATTATGAAGGACGAAATG GTTGGTGGAAATATGATGAGCGAAGTAACATTGATATTGAATCTGCTTACAACTCCAATGAAACAGAGTGTTTACTTCTACTGGCAGGCACATTGTACTGTGTGGATTTTGAAAACAAGGTTCAATTCCGTCGCAGCGATCCCACGAAACGTCGTCGAATAAAACGAGACTTACCCACCTTACCATCCAAAG GTATAGCAGGAATTAAAATAATAGATACAAGACAAACAGAGGATTTAGAAAGTACAACTGATGTCGATACTAACAACATTGAAAATGCAGAGCGTGGAAATGATGTAATATTAGTAGCAAACGTAAGCGTCAGTAGCAGCAGCGAGGATGTACCACCCACCAGTACCACAGCCTCTCAAGCCGTCCACACAATTGATGATCTTGCAGATAGACTGAG CAATATTGCAATACAAAGAGAAGAGCAATCAAGAAGAGATGAGGAAATTGTCTTACAAGATAATGCAGAGAACATATGA
- the LOC123868572 gene encoding rutC family protein HP_0944-like — protein MSSVPAVNAQTKVLSEAIDMSKTNTESQNRVTKTIVTSPYIYKPVGPYSQAILANNTLYVSGVIGLDPQAQLVCGGAEAQTRQALDNLKQVLVAGGSSLEAVVKTTILLDSMDDFQVVNQVYAQYFPKDCPARATYQVGKLPLGAAVEIEAIALSGDLVVTEAGPCPCARI, from the exons ATGAGTTCAGTACCGGCTGTGAACGCGCAAACTAAAGTCTTGTCTGAAGCAATCGACATGTCTAAAACAAACACAGAGTCCCAGAACAGAGTCACGAAGACTATTGTTACCTCACCGTACATTTACAAGCCCGTTGGACCTTACAG CCAAGCAATTCTAGCAAACAACACGCTGTATGTATCGGGGGTGATAGGTTTGGACCCTCAAGCCCAGTTAGTGTGTGGTGGCGCTGAAGCGCAAACTCGGCAAGCGTTGGACAACCTAAAGCAAGTGTTGGTAGCAGGTGGTTCTTCTCTCGAGGCTGTTGTGAAAACGACTATCCTGCTCGACAGTATGGACGATTTCCAAGTCGTTAACCAAGTTTATGCGCagt ATTTTCCTAAAGACTGTCCGGCTCGAGCTACTTACCAGGTGGGCAAGTTGCCCCTGGGCGCCGCGGTCGAGATCGAAGCCATCGCTTTGAGCGGAGACCTCGTCGTCACAGAAGCGGGACCATGCCCTTGTGCTCGTATTtaa